From one Plasmodium knowlesi strain H genome assembly, chromosome: 11 genomic stretch:
- a CDS encoding glycosylphosphatidylinositol anchor attachment 1 protein, putative: MGFSENPKFFLLVKKVLKKWKFIGISLSVVGLAYLCVFNKFSKKAELDALNFSQFPGNSNLSKTDEDFLNNTSRYFSNYGLKEDIIDVINEYIRSISPFVQTTKRKIRGKGDILISTVACKFCNNMENIIVVVNFDYKERKNFHAISVGLTLMNYFQNCNYMSKDIIFLFTNKEWLYSLGVQKFVENFLYSNDVRNGRKALSRSAIIIEFDSVYPSHIHINYEGLNGLLPNLDFILLLTNELNYYNIPVKVESPHHAIFDMALERGYEKGHVYFLRENIAAFTAVGVSKIPLKNKMLNLFNFTKSMESFIRSQSNTPEGFCHSSNFYFFDTIRRRIPISVYCYSVYLICAYAILKLLKGSILRSYTNLMVGLYAYVKTIFIISLPIYLFSTNDKIYEVLRLEKKLPLCTEWHPDRYENYVEIAHYWWEILILSIIVALVFNYVISCMVKKINKVNKYEKVQKIEKIDLLDKVKKLNNKINSISGISHLYANLDNEDILAKWSDFSNLTKPKIVHSDDEEFLREKKNRTLVKKLQDELDEVEKTLQLFDSGNVLYIFKNSIAPYYSIMSCMNCFFFIFVVLLSSLYNWSYSVLFSVLFVIPVSILHNAKTQRKKVIQKAIILTFILMGLVLMYPYGGFILNARDKLIKELINGFAKCQKYLAKSKLADTKYFPNFLEFLCSNKIFEPLHLNKYYLNNQNIKFNYNNNIKNEVLLNLYSMARNHYCVGSQVYPLICFTFFPVFFFIIYVFFC, encoded by the exons ATGGGTTTTTCGGAGAATCctaagttttttttgttagtcAAGAAGGTcttaaaaaagtggaaatttATAGG AATCAGCCTATCTGTCGTGGGCTTGGCTTACCTTTGCGTGTTCAACAAATTTAGCAAAAAGGCCGAACTGGACGCGCTGAACTTTTCGCAATTCCCAGGCAATTCCAATTTGAGCAAAACGGATGAAGACTTCCTAAACAACACGAGCagatatttttcaaattatggATTGAAGGAAGATATAATAGATGTAATAAATGAGTACATCAGAAGCATTTCcccgtttgttcaaacgacGAAGCGAAAGATTAGGGGGAAGGGTGATATACTCATCAGCACTGTGGCATGCAAATTTTGCAACaacatggaaaatataatcGTTGTAGTCAACTTCGATTacaaggaaaggaaaaattttcatgcAATTTCAGTTGGTTTAACGTTaatgaattattttcaaaacTGCAATTATATGAGTAAggatattatatttttgtttacgAACAAGGAATGGCTATATTCCTTAGGAGTACAGAAATTTGTCgagaattttttatatagtAATGATGTAAGGAATGGTAGGAAGGCCCTGTCCAGGTCGGCCATCATAATAGAATTTGATTCTGTGTACCCttcacatatacacataaattATGAAGGGCTAAATGGGCTCTTGCCTAACCTGGACTTTATCTTGCTACTAACGAATGAGCTAAACTACTACAACATTCCTGTGAAAGTGGAATCCCCTCATCATGCGATCTTTGACATGGCTTTGGAGCGGGGCTACGAGAAGGGGCACGTCTACTTTTTGAG GGAAAACATTGCAGCCTTCACCGCCGTAGGTGTGAGTAAGATCCCgttgaaaaacaaaatgctaaatttgtttaattttacCAAGTCGATGGAAAGTTTTATAAGGAGCCAAAGCAATACCCCCGAAGGATTTTGTCACTCATCCaacttttactttttcgaTACGATTAGAAGAAGAATTCCCATCAGTGTGTACTGTTACAGTGTCTACTTAATATGTGCCTACGCCATTTTGAAGTTACTAAAAGGGTCCATTTTGCGAAGTTACACAAATCTGATGGTGGGTCTGTACGCCTATGTAAAaaccatttttataatttcattgcctatatatttattttccacaaatgataaaatttacGAAGTGTTAAGATTGGAAAAGAAGCTTCCACTTTGCACAGAATGGCATCCAGATCGTTACGAAAATTACGTGGAAATAGCGCACTACTGGTGGGAAATCCTCATCCTCTCCATCATTGTGGCCCTTGTTTTTAACTACGTAATTTCTTgtatggttaaaaaaatcaacaaggTGAATAAATATGAGAAGGTccagaaaattgaaaaaattgaccTTTTGGATAAGGTAAAAAAGttgaataataaaataaacagtATATCTGGAATAAGCCATCTTTATGCGAATTTGGATAATGAAGATATTTTAGCTAAGTGGAGtgatttttccaatttgactAAACCGAAAATTGTGCATAGTGATGATGAGGAGTTCCTtcgggagaagaaaaacagaacCCTGGTTAAGAAGCTACAGGACGAATTGGATGAGGTGGAGAAGACATTACAACTATTCGACAGCGGAAATGTCctgtacatttttaagaattCTATCGCTCCCTATTATTCGATAATGAGTTGCATGAattgctttttcttcatttttgttgtgcTCCTGTCGTCG CTGTACAACTGGTCCTACTCAGTCCTCTTCAGCGTGCTCTTCGTAATTCCCGTGTCTATCCTCCACAACGCAAAGACACAGCGCAAGAAAGTGATCCAGAAGGCCATAATTTTGACGTTCATTCTGATGGGCCTAGTACTGATGTATCCCTACGGAGGTTTCATTCTG AACGCAAGAGACAAACTGATAAAGGAACTAATAAACGGATTTGCAAAGTGCCAGAAATATTTGGCAAAGTCAAAGTTAGCAGATACTAAGTACTTCCCTAATTTTTTGGAATTCCTATGCTCgaacaaaattttcgaaCCGTTacatttaaataaatattatttaaatAATCAGAACATCAAATTTAATTACAACAATAATATTAAGAACGAAGTTTTGCTAAATCTGTATAGCATGGCTAGAAACCATTACTGTGTTGGTTCACAAGTGTATCCTCTTATatgtttcactttttttcccgttttttttttcataatatatgtttttttttgttag